CTCTGGCCGAGCGCCTGGCCCTGGGCCGCTACCGTGCCCGGGGAGCCCGAGCCGAGGTCACCCACCGGCTGGCGACACTGGTCCGCTCCCTCTGGACCCGCCGCTACACGCCGCAGCTCTCCGCCGAGTTCAAGGTAACCGGCCCCGCCGACCCCCGCCACGGCTGCGCATCCCGATGGGGCGTCCTGCCCCGGCACCCCCCGCCTCAGCACCCACCGGCGCCCCCTTGCCCCAGCACCCCCTTCCCCGCCCTCTCCTGGCACCCCCTTCCTCACCATCCCTTTCCCTGGCATCCCCCGTCCCAGCAACCCCTGAcacctccagcacccagcagcatccccccaCTCCAAGGACCCATTGGCCTCAGCACCCATCATCACCCactcctctgctccctcctccacATGGGCCTTGCCCACCCCCCAAGCCCCCAATCTGAGCTCTGGCGACCCCATGGAGCCACAGtgctgggggtgatgctggcAGCGGGGGTCACACCGTGTCACACGGTGTCACAGGAGCCCTGCTCAGTGTCCTCAGGCCCTGTCACCCGCCGCGGGTCACATCcctgctgggcaggggctgcaggtcTGCATCCGActtggggacagggagtgggacATTTCACGGGTGACATTTCAGCCGGGCCCCGGTGCTGCCGGGAAGGGGCTGTGGGCAtggaggagctgcctggggagcGAGGTCCCTGCTTGGCTCGGGGTTTGTGGCAGCTCCACAAGCTCCTGTGTGCAGACTGGGGCTGGGTACCCACTGCTCTGCCCCACATCCCACCCGGGGGGACCCGCCTGGGGGGTGGCAGCACCCACCCTCCCCGCAGGGACTTGCCGGATGCTGTGGGCGCTTTTAAATTGCAGCAAAATTCCAGCCCCAGCGAGGGGCTCAGTAGTGCCCTGCCCTCTGGTACCAGACACTCGTTCCTTAGGGACagagcaaaaacaaaaaaaaccccaaacaccccaAAACTCCCAACCTTCGCTCTGAATTTCCTCTCTCCGGGGGGTGAGCTGCATCTTCCAGGAATTTCCAcgttatttaattatttaattatttttaagatctgcctaagaaagatttaaaaaaaaaaaaaaaaaaaaagagcagagtcTGCCACTCATTTTGCTGCCCTTGCTCCCTCGGCGTGGACCGGGGGGCTCGTCCCGCTGTGGGTAGGGGCAAGGGGGGGTCTCGGCTCTGGGTGTTCCCGGCGATGCCGGAGGGCTGAGCCCTGTCCCGGCAGGTCTCGGCAGGTTCCGCTGTGTTGGTTGAAATCCGCACGGATGGTTTGGGTTCGGCTGCATCAGCTGCTTCAGATCCACCCGGATGGGCGGGGTTTTTCTCCCTCCCGGCTCTGGTTTTGGGACTGAGCTCCTAAAATATTCCTGACCTGTTCAGCTCTGAGCAGCCGCTGCCAGCCCAGGCTGAGAGGTCCTTGGGGACCCCCGGCTCTGACTTCTGGGCTGCCCCCTGGACCCATCTGCAGAGAATCGCTGTGCTCTGTCGGGGTTAGGGAcctttcctggttttgttgGTGCTCGAGTAGAAGAGGTGACCCCAGCCTGGgactgctgggctgggagcaggagatggagcccCCATGGGTGACACCCAGGTGGGTCTTGGAGGAGGGACCCCCTTCCTGCCTGTCCCCGGCACTCATCCTGGCTCAGACATCCTCATCCCCACGGCATTTCCAGCCACATTCTTCCCACAGCAGTCCCCAGAAACCCCCTGGGAGGGTATTCTGCTGTGTGCCCAACAGTCAAATTAATgctaattaattaataaatgcCACAGGCCGTGGCATGGCCAGGGTGTGGGGGGGACAGAGGCAGGGGGACACTCCAGTTGGTGACTTGAAGACTGGGGGCTTTGGGGGCAAGGAGCCCAGAGAGAGCATCCCGGTGGTTTCATCCccctggtgctggttctgggcCCAATTCCAGTGCACTGCACGGAGCTGCAGGtcctggggggcaggggggcaaggggaggggggagctggggatgcacCGGGGAggccccaccagcacctcctggggacacctggggggctggggcagagcaggagcagccccgggcagggcagggcagggcaggcagcatccccctctccagtgctgccagcactgcctggctggggaaactgaggcatggaaGGCACTTGGTGGGCTGGCTGGTGATGGAGTGGCACATGCAGGTGGGGCCCGGGGGAGAGCTGCTACCTGCTGAGTATTCCCAGCGCTGGGAATTGCCTCTCCCTGGCTGTGACACCGGGTTGGTGCCACGGGACTGTGCGGGGCGGGTGACACCGGTGTGTCCCTGCGGGCTGGGCTTGTCCTTACAGGGCTGCTGGAGCGTGCCCTGTTCCCCCCGGCCCGCAGCAAGCTGTCCCCTAAGCCGGGACACCACGGTGACGGGCTTTATGTGCCGGTACCCCCACAACTCTGCTGTCCCCGGGCCAGGCGTGGTGTCTGCAGCGGCGGCAGAAGGGTTGTCACAGGcagggtgcagggctgggttCTGGTGACGGGTGCCACAGAACCGGCCGTGACCCGAGAGGCTTCAGCGCCTTCCCTGCCCGTCTCTTGCAGAACATCGTCTCCAAGCACAGCTCCCAGTTCCGGGGCAACTCCCAGCACGATGCCCTCGAGTTCCTGCTCTGGCTCCTGGACCGCATGCATGAGGACCTGGGTGCTGCCTCCCCTGCCCCGCAGCCCCGCGGCCCCCAGGAGGTGGGTGACCCTCGGTGGGGacagctctggggctggagaagctcggatgtgctgggagggggtgggctggagctgtgggatggggatgcaggGGATGTGTTTGAGGGGGAGGATGGTGGGGCCTGGGTGCTGCGAGGTGGTTGGGTGTTGGAGGAGCCCGTTTGGCTGAGCCCCCTGgttctgggggcaccctggtCCTTGGGGTTGCTGGgtcaggagcagctccagcccctccatccctcccttctgtgtgtgtctgtctgtctgtctgtctgtgtgtcttgCCAtgtgctgtccctgtccccactgtGGGGGTGGTGCCCATCTTGGGCTCGGGGGTCCTGGAACCACCTTGTCCCTGTGGTGGCCAAGGGCTGTGGGTTGGGGGTCTCCACTGGTGCCCATCACCAAAACCTCTTGTTGGAGCTCCCAGCTCTtctgggctggggggctgcagtcACCCCTGCACTGAGCTGAGCTGTCCTCAGCCCTGCCCACCTTTCCCCGAGGATACCCAGAGCCCACCGTGGGCATCTCCCCCCACTGCCTTGTTAAATGCCAGGTGCCACCAGCCATGGGGTGACACTGGCCCAgccctcctgccctgtcccatcAGCGTCCTCAGTTTGGCtcagcctcccccagcccctcattACAGTCTCAGcccattttggggggggggtgtctcaCCTGGGTGGCACCCACGTGCCCATgtccctggggaggtggtgTCCCCTGGGGGTGGTCGTACCCATCCCAGTTTTAGGtggaaggggctgggagggtGGGGTTcaggcagggtggggaggagggggtggttTGTTCCTGGGCCATCCCGTGccaggctcagggctggggggagctcAGTTGGTGGGAAGCAGAGAACGTGGAGGTTGGTGGtccaggggatggagctgggtgggatggaggggtggAAACCCCCTCCTGGCTGGCCCAGGGATGCCCATGAGGGGTCTGCCACCTGGGTGGGACCAATCCTGAGAGggctgaaggaggaggagaagctggggtTCTCCTGGGGTTTGAGGGGGTCCTGGGGGCCCTGTGGGGCACAGACATTGCCCAGGTCCTGTCTCTGCCACACCAGATGGAGCCCAGCCCCGGGCAGACCCTGAGGACACGTCAGGCTCAGCAGGACCCAGGGCCAGCAGATGGCAGGAGGAAAATCCACCTCCTGGCCAAACCTCTCAGTGGTTCTCAGTCTTGCTCACTGTGACACCAGAACCTTCTCATCTTACCCCAGACCAGCCCAGTCCTTTCCCAGGCTACCCAGGCATTTTTCTGTCACATCTCGTGTGCCATCAGGCGTTGGGTACCTGGAGCAGGGGGTGAAGCTGTGGCCTCCTGGTCCCTGGGTGCAGGGCAgggtgcagggaggtgggtctggagcaggcagggtgctggcagggtgCAGGGTGGGAGGTGGGTCTGGAGCAGGCAGGTAACAGGGGCACATCCCAACATCCGTGTTCCCaagggaggggagcagaggacccagctctccctggagtGAGGCACGTGCCAGCGTCCCCTGGATTTGTCAGGCTGTCCCCACAACCTCTCCTGGGGATAGAGGAAAAGATCCTGTGCCTGCCCTGGGAGCAGGCAgcccaccagcaccagctgcagTGTCAGAcccagctgagagcagggagagctgaggccgtgcctcagtttccccacgcactgagcaggaggatggagggagggatcCCTCCTGCAGGGCTCCTTGTGGTGTCCTGCCCAGATAAGAGCTGTTTGTCCTTGGGGAAGAGCCCAGGACCTGCCACAGGCTTGGCATGGGGTACGGGCACCCCACCAGGTGTCACctccagcctgtcctcataCTGTGGGGAAATAGGAGTTGGGTTTGGGTCCACAGCCCCTCCAGGGTGGGGGTCACCCAGCACCTCACTCACCCTGCTTGTCTTTCCCCCTACAGCCTGGCGAGGATGGGGCTGGTGGTGATGGCAGCTCCGtgccagccccccagcccccccgggGACAGAGCTTCGTGCAGAGCCACTTCCAGGCACAGTACAGgtgaggggagggctgggggctgcccagggggttGGTCCTGCCAcctgggcagcactggggggCTTTGCTGGCTGGTGGAGGGATGAGCTGAGGAGTGATCAGCCTTGTAGAGAGGCTTCAGCCATCATTCCATCTTGTCTGTCTgcccacccatccacccatccacccatccctccatccctccacccatccacccatccacccacccctccatccctccatccatccctccccccctccctccatctgggatccccagccctgggattTCACCCTGGCTTCTCCAGCCCCATTGTTGGGTGCCAGGGTGAGCAGggtgaggagaggctgtggtgctgCACCCCTGACCTGATGCTGGGGCCACCTGAGCTGGGTGGGATGCAGCACCAGGGATGCAGCGCCAGTGGCAGGGTTGGGGACTCCACGGGTGCTGTCCCCACCCTGGTGACACGTCCTGGCTGTGCCTGGCAGGTCCTCCCTGACGTgtccccactgcctgcagcagagcaaCACCTTCGACCCCTTCCTCTGCATCTCCCTGCCCATCCCGCTGCGCCAGACCCGGTGAGCCCGgaccccccccccttctccccgAGTGCTGGTGGGCACGAGTGGCACCGGGTCTcagcctgtccctgtcccctccgggtgtccccagggctctgaacGTCACCCTGGTGCTGCAGTGCGAGCAGCGGCGGTTCCTGCGGGTGGGCCTGGCCGTGCCCCTGCTGGGGACAGTGTCCCAGCTGCGGGAGATGGTGGCACGGGAGGGACACATCCCCCCGGAGCAGGTAACGGGGCGGGGGGGGTGTCACAGAGCCGGGGACACATCGTGacatccctggggacactgaGGTGCCACCCCACAGGTGATCCTGGCCGAGGTGTCCCCGCGGGGGTTCCTGCGCTCGCTGGGGGACAcggaggagctggggggggcgggccggggggCTCCTCTCTACGCCTTCCaaccacccccagccccacgcACAGGTACCGGGGCGGCTCTGCCCCGAGGGGAACggggtgggcagggcagggggagcccTGATTGGTGGAGGGGGTGGATTCCCTCTGCTGTGATTGGTCGGAGGCAGCTGCTCTCCCATGGGATTGGGGGAGAGGGATGTCTTCAGCTGATTGGTTGGAGGCAGGCGTGCTCTGCTGGGATTGGAGGGAGTCTGGCGTGCTGTGCTGTGATTGGTTGGGGGAAGAAGCgtgctgctgggagaggtggcAGGCGTGCTGTGCTGCCATTGGCTGGAGGCACATGTGCTTCGTTGTGATTGGGTGGAGGCACATGTGCTTGGCTGCCATTGGCTGGAGGCACACGTGCTTTGTTGTGATTGGTGGAAGCCACCTTCCCCAGGCTGTGATTGGTGGAGTTCCCGGGTGTGcaggggccgggggggggggggggggggagttcCCTGGGGACATCGCTCGGGGCCGGGACCCAACGCCCTCATTACCTGGGGGTGCTAACGAGGCGCTGGCCCCGCACGCCCCCAGGGTGTCCCCGCAGCCTCCCCGCATCCCCCGGGGCCCCGCGCCCGCTGCCCGCCCCTGCCCGCTCCTCCGACTGCCTGCACCGGGGGGCGACCgggcggctgctgctgctgctgctctgcaacaCGGCGGGGGACGGGGCGCGCCTTGCCAGGTACTGCCcgcacccagcacccaccctgcccTCACCCTGCCCTCaccctgccctctccctccccGCACCCAGCCCGCACCCAGCCCGCACCCTGCTTGCACCCTGTTTGCACCAAACCCGCACCCAGCATCCACCCAGCCCTCACCCAGCCCTCACCCTGCCCTGTCCCTCCCCACACCCAGCCCACACCCTGCTTGCAACCTGCTTGCACGCAGCCCCCACGCAGCCCCCACGCAGCCCTCACCCAGTCCTCTCCCAGCCCATCTgttcccctctgtccccaggttCGGGCCCCCACTGGTGCTGCGGGAGGAGCGGGGCAtctcctgggagcagctccagcagagcatCCTGACCCAGCTGCGGGCGCTGCTGCGGGGAGAGGTGCGGGCACAGGTGAGCTCCGGGGCACTGCTCACCcctcctgggtgctgtgggcACCCTCTGGGTGCTGCACCGGGGGGGACTGAGCCATGGGTGGCCATGGCATCTCCGTGGGTGGCCATGGTGTCCTCATGGGTGGCCATGGTGTCCTCATGGGTGGCCATGGTGGAGCTGAGGGTGGCCATGGAGTCTTCTGAGTCCCTATACTGGGACTGTGGGTGTCCATACTGGCACCAGCACTGTTTGTGGTATGAACAGAGGTGGCCATGGTGGAGCCGTGCTTGGCTGCAGGGTCACCAGTGGTGTGGCTGCGGTGGTTTTGGTGGCCCTGGGAGTGGCTGTGGGTTTTGGTCACTGTGGGTAGCCGtgctgtccctggggagggggttaTTGACACTGCAGGAAGCCAGTGGTGTTACCGTGGGTGGCCGCAGCATCACCACAGGTGGCACCCACAGCAGAGCCACCCCAGCCCAGATGTCACCATCTCAGgggtgctgctgtccctgtgctgcccaTTCACCCACTGCCACCCCGCAGCCTGTCCCCAGTCCCTCGTCCCTGTCCCCATGAGTGCCCCCACCAGTCCAGACACAGGGACCAGAGAAATCagattttggggacattttagTCTGGTGTCACAAAGcaggggtgctgctggagggggtggctgtgtccccaggcagccccacagcccctgtCCCCTTGCAGGGCTCAGGGACCCTCTTCCGCATCCGCCTGGCCGGGGgctcctccccctgcccctaCCTGTCCCCGCAGGACCCCCGCCCCCTCTGCCACCCTGCCATCGACAGGTAAGGGCACTGCAGGGACAGGGtggtccccagggtgtcccctcACTCCCCAGGGTTGAGCGGTGGAGACCAAATGAATGGTCACTTTGTCCCTCTGAGTGGCCCTGGTGTCACCAGGGGTGGGCTGCCAGTGGTGGCCAGCGGTGTCCCCGTGCCATGGATGGCCAAAGGTGTCCCTGTGGCTGGCTGCGGTGTCACCAGGGTGGTGTCACCATGGGTGGCCACGGTGGTAGCCACCCTGTTTCCCGGGCACGGGGTCCCCAAccctgtgccccccaccccGTGTCCCCAGTGTGGCACCGCAGGCGGGCAAAGAGGTGTCCCCACAGGGAGGGGGGgtgtcagtgtgtgtgtgtggggacTGTCACCTTGTCCTCAcccccagagccctgcagctgaGCGGGGTGGGCGGCCCCCCCCCACGTGAAGCTGACGGTGGAGTGGGACATGAACACCAAAGAGCGGTGAGTCCCTTacacccaggggctggggggacaccCGGGCACCCAGCTCACcctccctgacccccccctggtGGTCTCACATCCCACgtcctcccccctccccctcccagtCTTTTCGGCAGCATCCGGGAGGAGGTGGTGCAGGACGCGGCCAGCGTGCggctgcagcagcaggcacaTCGCCAGCAGCATTCCTGCACCCTGGATGAGTGCTTCCAGCTCTACACCAAGGAGGAGCAGGTATGGAAcacccagccagcacccagcccacaccctgtcctctccctgccctcacccagccctctcccagccctctcccagccctctcccagccctctcccagccctctcccagccctctcccagccctctcccagccctctcccagccctctccctgccctctccctgccctctccctgccctctccctgccctctccctgccctctccctgcccgCACCCAGCCTCCACCCAGCCTCCACCCAGCCTCCACCCAGCCTCCACCCAGCCTCCACCCAGCCAAGGTCCATCTCTGCCCGTGGCACGTGTTTGTGGTGgctccagaggtgtcagggCGTGGCACGTGGTGGCTGTGACaccctgggggtgctggctgggagctggctgAGCATGAGGCAGAGCATCACAGAGTCACTGAGGCTGGACAGGACCTCTgagctcatccagcccagccTCTGACCTGACCCCATCACCCTGGCTAGCCCATGGCACCCAGTGCCACATCAGCCTTTCCtggaacacctccagggatggtgaccccaccatttccctgggcaCTCCATCCAATACCTGAGCcccctctccatgaggaagcGCTTCCTgacatccaacctaaacctcccctgggcagcttcaggccatggcctctcctcctgtcACCTCAAGCACTCTGTACAGTTTGGGCACCACAGGACAGGACAcggaggtgctggagagggtgcagagggcAACTGGGCTGCTGAGGGCTCTGGAGAACAGATCtgatggggagaggctgagggagctggggctgtgcagcctggaaaagagggggttgaggggagaccttatttgTCTCTGCTCCCTGAAAAGAGggggtagtgaggtgggtgttggcttCTTCTCCCcagcagtgacagtgacaggacaagaggaaatggattCAAGTTGCACCATGGGAGGCTcagattaggtattaggaaaaaatttcttcaccaaaagagtgttgaagcattggaacaggttacccagggaggtggtggtgtctccatccttggaggtattcAACAAGGGGTGGATGTGGCCCCTCAGGAGCCGATCCAGTGGCTGTGGGACTGGTGGCTGGACTCTTTGATCTCGCTGGTCCTTTCCAGCCACGGTGATTCCACGTCTCGTTTGTCCCCAGCTGGCCCCAGACGACGCCTGGCGCTGCCCCCGCTGCCAGGTGCCCCAGCAGGGGACGGTGAAGCTGAGCCTTTGGACCCTGCCCGACATCCTCATCATCCACCTCAAGCGGTTCCGGCAGGTGGCAGAGCAGCGGCACAAACTCAGCACCCTGGTGAGGTTCCCCCTGCGTGGGCTGGACATGGCCCCCCACGTGGCACAGCGGGGACAGGGCCCCGGGAAGCTGCTGGGGCGCTGGGGGTCCTGGCAGCCCCCCCGCTGCTCCCCCCATGACTACCTCTACGACCTCTACGCCGTCTGCAACCACCACGGCAGCATGCAGGGAGGGCACTACACCGGTGAGAGGGGTgcggggggtgcgggggggtGCGGGGGACAATGGGGGGCATTGTGGAGAGGTGCTGCGGGGTGAAatgtggggatggggagaggcaCTGGGGGGTGGGCACTGTGGAGTGtgagaggtggggagggggcatgGGGGGAGGTGTGGGGATGGGGGGCACTGCTGAGGGATGAGGTGTAGGGCGAGGGGGGGCACGGTGGGAGTGGGGCTTGGGAGGCACTTTGGGGGTGGGGCTGAGAGGCGCTGTGGGGAGGGTGCcatggggtgaggggtggggatggggggcactgcaggggcaggga
Above is a genomic segment from Heliangelus exortis chromosome 20, bHelExo1.hap1, whole genome shotgun sequence containing:
- the USP43 gene encoding LOW QUALITY PROTEIN: ubiquitin carboxyl-terminal hydrolase 43 (The sequence of the model RefSeq protein was modified relative to this genomic sequence to represent the inferred CDS: deleted 2 bases in 2 codons), encoding GGGPGRRRGQRGGGSPAGRRAGGGRRRRALRSLGSLAGRLLRSWARLAGGRGIPRSAPEDDEGGFRGGGGPGGERLRRRRPGGAAAAAAAPAGTVGMGLAEGERPPGAQGLRNHGNTCFMNAVVQCLSNTAPLAERLALGRYRARGARAEVTHRLATLVRSLWTRRYTPQLSAEFKNIVSKHSSQFRGNSQHDALEFLLWLLDRMHEDLGAASPAPQPRGPQEPGEDGAGGDGSSVPAPQPPRGQSFVQSHFQAQYRSSLTCPHCLQQSNTFDPFLCISLPIPLRQTRALNVTLVLQCEQRRFLRVGLAVPLLGTVSQLREMVAREGHIPPEQVILAEVSPRGFLRSLGDTEELGGAGRGAPLYAFQPPPAPRTGCPRSLPASPGAPRPLPAPARSSDCLHRGATGRLLLLLLCNTAGDGARLARFGPPLVLREERGISWEQLQQSILTQLRALLRGEVRAQGSGTLFRIRLAGGSSPCPYLSPQDPRPLCHPAIDRALQLSGVGGPPHVKLTVEWDMNTKERLFGSIREEVVQDAASVRLQQQAHRQQHSCTLDECFQLYTKEEQLAPDDAWRCPRCQVPQQGTVKLSLWTLPDILIIHLKRFRQVAEQRHKLSTLVRFPLRGLDMAPHVAQRGQGPGKLLGRWGSWQPPRCSPHDYLYDLYAVCNHHGSMQGGHYTAYCCNALDGRWYSYDDSRVEGVREEEVSTRSAYILFYQRRNAGGPAASPLPQHWLSRLGDSRWDTASSCPSATPPGTPAAPEKGGFEARPSVRGVQGCSPPPSPAAGAGGGPGGLVAYLESGRRPRCTRRPLLPLSSGGESSPDTPPASRAPKQPGTGQEEGGPPRAPRRPLLRRAASAGAEGTLRLLPKSQSGEGGRPGRQGGVPSAQLSPDPVAMARSHSSASLPPRPGGGLRRSASLGRGAGGTPLPPRASPGATLQRGRQLVGSLRPTAVPESSF